The following proteins are encoded in a genomic region of Dyadobacter sp. UC 10:
- a CDS encoding LIC_13387 family protein, whose translation MAISINKNRVARICLTLASVILLFFGILHLHGTFFSTDLYPRDLGLIEKLKTSTIQMDESGVIWKLWIGFNAMFSVGLMFIGSVTLYLATKHFEFIRVNSAILALTICSNIFFVWIGNRYMISDFSLSMAIPLVFFAIGYSIILLKRLDYIR comes from the coding sequence ATGGCAATATCAATCAACAAAAATCGAGTGGCTAGAATCTGCCTTACATTAGCATCTGTCATCCTGTTATTTTTTGGTATATTACATCTACACGGCACCTTTTTTTCAACGGATCTTTATCCAAGAGATTTGGGTTTAATTGAAAAGCTAAAAACATCTACAATTCAGATGGATGAATCCGGGGTCATATGGAAGTTGTGGATAGGATTTAATGCGATGTTCAGTGTTGGTCTTATGTTTATCGGTTCTGTAACTTTATATCTGGCTACTAAACACTTTGAGTTTATAAGGGTCAATAGCGCTATTCTGGCTTTGACTATTTGCTCAAACATATTTTTTGTATGGATAGGTAATCGTTATATGATATCTGATTTTTCCCTTAGCATGGCCATACCACTTGTATTTTTTGCAATCGGATATTCAATAATTCTATTAAAACGCCTTGATTACATAAGATAA
- a CDS encoding helix-turn-helix domain-containing protein, with product MKNLIDIRELFTPMQPQAVPLSEKIFILEILPDVRLQPYIWCYWEIKSREPLEEDFFCKIASDGCIDIFVDINNPHESYAMGFYDRCFAYQLGSSFHYAGVRFLPGMFSYLFETKASELSNSVEFLDAVHKNTAKFLIENIRPGDSFHEIRGVFDKYFLRNLHHMAKEFDPRVYEAILIILKNTKSLNIENDVSKIVGVSTRHLRRLFDFYIGHNTKSFARVVRFQNYLKAHSESTNIDAGSLYYDFGYYDQGHFIKEFKNFCCETPSKTFRNQQTI from the coding sequence ATGAAAAACCTTATCGATATAAGAGAACTTTTCACTCCAATGCAGCCACAGGCCGTACCGCTAAGCGAAAAGATATTCATCCTGGAAATCCTTCCGGATGTACGTCTTCAGCCTTATATATGGTGTTACTGGGAAATCAAATCTCGTGAACCATTGGAAGAAGACTTTTTCTGTAAAATCGCCTCCGATGGCTGTATAGATATCTTTGTGGATATTAATAATCCCCACGAAAGCTATGCGATGGGTTTCTACGACCGGTGTTTCGCATACCAGCTTGGAAGTTCCTTTCATTACGCGGGGGTAAGATTTCTTCCCGGCATGTTTTCATATCTATTTGAAACCAAGGCATCAGAACTCAGTAATAGCGTTGAGTTCCTGGACGCAGTTCATAAAAATACGGCGAAATTTTTAATTGAGAACATTCGCCCGGGTGACAGCTTTCATGAAATAAGGGGTGTGTTTGATAAATATTTCCTCCGAAATCTCCATCATATGGCGAAAGAATTTGACCCGAGAGTTTATGAAGCGATTCTAATCATACTTAAAAACACAAAGTCATTGAACATCGAAAACGACGTAAGTAAAATTGTGGGTGTAAGCACACGACACCTGCGCAGATTATTTGATTTTTATATTGGCCATAACACGAAATCTTTCGCCAGGGTCGTACGCTTTCAAAATTATTTAAAGGCACACTCGGAGTCGACAAATATAGACGCAGGCTCGCTTTATTATGATTTTGGCTATTATGATCAAGGACATTTCATTAAAGAGTTCAAAAATTTCTGTTGCGAGACTCCCTCAAAAACGTTCAGAAATCAGCAAACCATTTAG
- a CDS encoding TonB-dependent receptor domain-containing protein encodes MFPSVSAGWVVSDEGFMQAIPKISLLKLRASYGVTGNNFFGNFVSMAGLGEFNYILNGVLVPGLTINALGNPDLAWERNKQFNVGLDLGLFNDRVMLTYDYYNKITDGLIQDRPVPRASGFATIKYNVGVFKFWGHEIGINTKNLTGPLTWNSTLNVSFDRNIIKSLVDPGFIRRNNTVTSDYYRQQAGHRLGEFYGFVFEGLYKDQEDFANSAKYGSASDVGTIKMRDLNKDGKIDDVNDRTFIGDPTPDFSFGFINDFKYKNFDLSMTMSGAVGGEILNAAKWAYSTNMDGSRLPLAAVADRWRSPENPGSGVYPRTKTGTTAIGRSVNTQWVENGTYLTLKNISLGYTVDMKGKLALQKLRLYASVQQAFVLTKYTGMNPEISFDGLDATRGIGIDENAYPIPRTFSLGVSMTFK; translated from the coding sequence ATTTTCCCTTCGGTGTCAGCAGGCTGGGTCGTGAGCGATGAAGGATTTATGCAGGCAATCCCGAAAATCAGCCTGCTTAAACTACGGGCAAGTTATGGGGTTACCGGAAACAACTTCTTCGGCAACTTCGTGTCCATGGCTGGTCTGGGCGAATTCAATTACATCCTGAATGGCGTGCTCGTACCGGGGCTGACGATCAATGCACTTGGTAACCCTGATCTGGCCTGGGAACGTAACAAGCAATTCAATGTGGGCCTTGACCTGGGGCTATTTAATGATCGCGTGATGCTTACTTACGATTATTACAACAAGATCACCGACGGACTGATCCAGGATCGGCCGGTCCCGAGGGCATCCGGGTTTGCAACGATTAAGTATAATGTCGGTGTATTTAAATTCTGGGGCCATGAAATTGGTATTAACACTAAAAACCTGACCGGCCCGCTGACCTGGAATTCAACGTTGAATGTTTCTTTTGACCGCAATATCATCAAATCGCTGGTAGACCCGGGCTTTATCCGCAGGAACAATACAGTGACGTCCGACTACTACCGGCAGCAGGCAGGCCACAGGCTGGGCGAGTTTTACGGTTTTGTTTTTGAAGGGTTGTATAAAGACCAGGAAGACTTCGCCAATTCGGCAAAATACGGAAGCGCTTCCGATGTAGGAACGATCAAAATGAGGGATTTGAACAAAGACGGCAAGATCGATGACGTAAACGACCGGACTTTCATCGGCGATCCGACCCCTGACTTTTCCTTCGGATTTATCAACGATTTCAAGTATAAAAACTTTGACCTGAGCATGACCATGTCGGGCGCAGTAGGCGGTGAAATACTGAATGCTGCCAAATGGGCCTATTCAACCAATATGGATGGTTCGCGCCTGCCGCTTGCCGCCGTAGCTGATCGCTGGCGCTCACCTGAAAACCCTGGATCAGGCGTGTATCCGAGGACTAAAACCGGCACAACGGCGATTGGTCGGTCGGTCAATACCCAATGGGTTGAGAACGGCACTTACCTGACTTTGAAAAACATTTCTCTGGGCTACACGGTCGATATGAAGGGAAAGCTTGCACTGCAAAAACTGCGTTTGTACGCGTCTGTTCAGCAGGCATTTGTGCTTACCAAATACACAGGCATGAATCCTGAGATCAGCTTCGACGGACTGGATGCAACCCGTGGGATCGGGATCGATGAGAATGCCTACCCTATCCCAAGAACATTCTCCTTGGGTGTTTCAATGACTTTTAAATGA
- a CDS encoding RagB/SusD family nutrient uptake outer membrane protein → MKKKYLAMLCLLGFVATSCDDSFIELTPKDQFSAGTFFQTESQFRQAVTAAYVPLRDLLINDFYVSEMRSDNTHYQFAANDRGTAIVHRENIGDFTDQSTNSYTNAVYFHCYSGISKANIVIERLAAADIPDAAKAEIDGQAKFLRAFNYFLLVRYYGEVPLYLKEIVKVEDTFVDRSPVESVYNQIIADATDAMTKLAAPARFPQNGQVTKGAATMLLAEVYMTQKKYAQAEQLLNTLPAMGYGLNAAYADAFSVTNKNSKESIFEVQYLEGTAAGSQPSNFIYYFLPRTTNSRIITTFGSTVVATNNTGTGGWNTPTEDMIKAYETGDKRLDVSIGIAEGTYNASGYLTISASKSAVGYVPEAGKTGVPFIKKYLGPHSNPNNTNNNWPIYRYSDALLLLAESLNEQGKSAQALAPLNEVRTRAGLANVTQTAQAALRETIAHERRIELAFENHRWLDLVRTGKAIEVMNAHGAELKKQYSYLSSDSYQVTAEKLLLPIPQSERELNPGLTQNAGY, encoded by the coding sequence ATGAAAAAGAAATATTTGGCAATGCTCTGCCTGCTAGGGTTTGTCGCCACCTCCTGCGATGACAGCTTCATCGAACTTACGCCAAAAGACCAGTTTTCGGCAGGCACATTTTTTCAGACCGAATCCCAATTCAGACAGGCGGTGACTGCGGCGTACGTGCCGCTCCGGGATCTGCTGATCAATGATTTTTATGTGAGCGAAATGCGCTCGGACAATACGCATTATCAATTCGCCGCAAACGACCGGGGAACCGCGATTGTCCACCGCGAAAATATTGGTGACTTTACCGACCAGTCGACCAACTCGTATACAAATGCGGTCTACTTCCATTGTTACAGCGGTATATCCAAGGCGAACATTGTCATTGAAAGGCTTGCTGCGGCTGATATCCCCGATGCGGCCAAGGCGGAAATCGACGGGCAAGCCAAATTCCTGCGCGCATTCAACTATTTCCTTCTGGTCAGGTACTATGGGGAGGTGCCTCTGTATCTGAAGGAAATCGTGAAAGTGGAGGACACATTTGTCGACCGCTCGCCTGTTGAGTCTGTCTATAACCAGATTATTGCAGATGCGACCGATGCGATGACCAAACTGGCTGCGCCGGCCCGTTTCCCGCAAAATGGCCAGGTTACAAAAGGGGCAGCTACCATGTTGCTGGCAGAGGTTTATATGACGCAGAAGAAATATGCGCAGGCCGAGCAATTGCTCAACACATTGCCTGCAATGGGTTATGGACTGAACGCTGCCTATGCGGACGCATTCTCGGTTACCAACAAAAACAGCAAGGAGTCGATTTTTGAAGTGCAGTACCTGGAAGGAACCGCAGCAGGCTCGCAGCCAAGCAATTTCATTTACTACTTCCTGCCCAGAACAACCAACTCGCGCATTATTACCACATTCGGCTCTACCGTAGTGGCAACCAACAATACCGGGACCGGCGGATGGAACACCCCGACCGAGGACATGATCAAAGCTTACGAAACAGGCGATAAGCGTCTGGATGTGTCCATCGGAATTGCGGAAGGTACGTATAATGCGAGTGGTTACCTGACAATCTCTGCCAGCAAAAGTGCAGTGGGATATGTTCCGGAGGCAGGGAAAACGGGTGTGCCATTTATCAAAAAATACCTCGGGCCACATTCCAATCCAAACAACACAAACAACAACTGGCCGATCTACCGCTATTCGGATGCATTGCTACTGCTGGCCGAATCGCTCAACGAACAGGGAAAATCGGCACAAGCATTGGCTCCCTTGAATGAAGTCAGGACGCGGGCCGGGCTTGCGAATGTGACGCAAACTGCGCAGGCAGCATTACGCGAAACGATCGCGCACGAAAGGCGTATTGAGCTGGCTTTTGAAAACCACCGCTGGCTTGATCTGGTGCGTACCGGCAAAGCCATTGAAGTGATGAATGCCCACGGAGCTGAACTTAAAAAGCAGTATTCTTATCTGAGCAGCGATTCGTACCAGGTAACGGCGGAAAAGCTCCTGCTACCGATTCCTCAGTCGGAACGAGAACTTAATCCGGGTTTGACACAAAATGCAGGTTATTAA
- a CDS encoding serine hydrolase domain-containing protein, protein MKNQHLFLILSLLSVVFHAQADDLDDFIRSQMQKRGIPGLSLAIIQDGKILKAQSYGFIDKGGKVPVTTNTLFQAGSVSKSVAAMGALYLVEQNKLLLDEDVNVKLKSWKVPDNEFTKDKKVTLRGLLSHTTGLTVHGFPGYAVGAKIPSVFQILDGTAPANTPPVRVDFIPGSRWRYSGGGYTVMQQLMVDVTGAAFPEFMKINVLSPLGMKNSTYKQPLPPELAKLTATGHYNNRSLVEGRWHIYPEMAAAGLWTTPSDLARFAISIQNAYAGKSGSVLSQSMTRQMLTDQKNRDGLGVFLQGDSTTLRFGHNGRDEGFDALLTASVDKGQGIVIMINANDNSHMMGRIVDFIADYYHWDGFPVKTKPAAVDVDPQTLKGFEGRYELFNNRIVTFKAENQRLFTLEDGFVDEEFVPVTNSKFTSTDRNVSVIFNPDANGNVTGFTLQDNDQHYERKVPRIGPLAHGHRTNADPDPSRTPKIMAALQAMVKGGTILEEASGLTLGAKRDFAGGMREPETLKSLTFIHSENVAGRGIQRHDSEVSEIVTYQLKSNQPDTYILVHLTSDGLVTDCDLVEK, encoded by the coding sequence ATGAAAAACCAACACCTCTTTCTGATTCTTTCCTTACTATCAGTTGTATTTCACGCCCAGGCAGATGATCTGGACGATTTTATCCGAAGCCAAATGCAGAAGCGGGGTATTCCCGGCTTGTCCCTGGCAATCATTCAGGACGGAAAAATCCTGAAGGCTCAGTCATATGGATTTATTGATAAGGGTGGAAAGGTGCCTGTTACGACGAACACCCTGTTTCAGGCAGGCTCGGTGAGTAAATCGGTTGCGGCTATGGGCGCTCTGTATTTGGTTGAACAGAATAAACTTCTTCTCGATGAGGATGTTAACGTAAAACTTAAAAGTTGGAAAGTTCCCGATAACGAATTTACAAAAGACAAAAAGGTTACACTGCGCGGGCTACTCAGTCATACTACCGGTCTTACGGTGCACGGATTCCCCGGATACGCCGTGGGTGCGAAGATCCCTTCGGTCTTTCAGATCCTGGATGGAACAGCCCCAGCCAATACGCCACCGGTCCGCGTAGACTTTATTCCGGGCTCCCGATGGAGGTATTCAGGAGGGGGCTATACCGTCATGCAACAATTGATGGTGGATGTGACTGGCGCTGCTTTTCCGGAATTCATGAAAATTAATGTGCTTTCGCCATTGGGTATGAAAAACAGTACCTACAAGCAACCTTTACCTCCGGAACTGGCAAAATTGACGGCAACCGGTCATTACAACAATCGAAGTTTAGTGGAAGGTCGCTGGCACATTTATCCTGAGATGGCAGCAGCGGGATTGTGGACTACGCCGTCCGATCTGGCCCGGTTCGCGATCAGTATTCAGAATGCTTATGCCGGAAAATCAGGAAGCGTTTTATCCCAATCCATGACCCGCCAGATGCTGACAGATCAGAAAAACAGGGATGGACTTGGTGTTTTTTTGCAGGGTGACAGTACTACGCTCCGTTTCGGTCACAACGGACGCGACGAGGGTTTCGATGCATTACTAACCGCTAGTGTGGACAAGGGACAAGGCATTGTGATCATGATCAATGCGAATGATAACTCGCATATGATGGGCAGGATTGTTGATTTTATTGCTGACTATTACCACTGGGATGGATTTCCTGTAAAGACCAAACCGGCCGCGGTAGATGTCGATCCCCAAACTTTAAAGGGTTTCGAAGGTCGGTATGAATTGTTTAATAATCGAATTGTCACTTTTAAGGCTGAAAATCAGCGACTCTTTACCCTGGAAGATGGTTTTGTGGATGAGGAATTTGTGCCCGTCACCAATAGTAAGTTTACATCGACTGACCGGAATGTGTCTGTAATCTTCAATCCCGATGCGAATGGAAATGTGACTGGCTTCACGCTTCAAGACAATGATCAACATTATGAGCGAAAGGTACCACGTATCGGGCCGCTTGCCCATGGTCATCGAACCAATGCAGATCCTGACCCGTCGCGCACACCCAAAATCATGGCGGCTTTGCAGGCCATGGTAAAAGGCGGTACAATATTAGAAGAAGCATCAGGCCTTACTTTGGGAGCCAAACGCGATTTTGCAGGCGGAATGCGAGAGCCGGAAACTCTAAAATCATTAACTTTCATTCATTCAGAAAACGTCGCAGGTCGGGGAATTCAGCGCCATGACAGCGAGGTAAGCGAAATAGTGACTTACCAATTGAAGTCCAATCAGCCGGACACCTATATACTGGTCCATCTGACCTCCGACGGCTTGGTTACGGATTGTGATCTGGTTGAAAAATAA
- a CDS encoding helix-turn-helix domain-containing protein, with product MGYPGRNYFGLRLPLVLVKVLYTLLSSISQLGPGYKYEPNLKVKEILTIDNQIAIRRSIESMLRRQFVYCKFYGVSQSNALGFIKDKPGIKLIFYDPVLPNNRKAFENFIKIRALLPNSKILLHSYKPNTEFDLLAFLAAGASGFVYKDADKRQYLAAIATVMNGQTYIDQEIKPDLIGLLLRKHNANSMHSSFT from the coding sequence ATGGGTTATCCGGGGCGGAACTATTTTGGGCTTCGTTTGCCGCTTGTCCTGGTGAAAGTACTGTATACTTTACTGTCCTCTATTAGCCAGTTGGGACCTGGCTATAAGTACGAACCCAACTTAAAAGTGAAAGAAATCCTGACAATAGACAACCAAATAGCTATCAGGCGATCGATTGAATCGATGCTTCGAAGGCAATTCGTGTACTGCAAATTTTACGGAGTCAGTCAGTCCAATGCCTTGGGGTTTATAAAGGACAAGCCTGGTATCAAACTGATCTTCTATGACCCGGTCTTGCCCAATAACAGGAAGGCTTTTGAGAATTTTATAAAAATCCGGGCACTGTTACCTAATTCTAAAATTTTGCTACATTCTTATAAGCCTAATACTGAGTTCGATCTCTTGGCTTTCCTGGCAGCAGGTGCCAGCGGTTTTGTATATAAAGACGCTGATAAACGCCAATATCTGGCCGCGATTGCGACCGTCATGAATGGACAGACCTATATCGATCAGGAGATTAAACCCGATCTGATCGGCTTGCTTTTACGAAAACACAATGCAAACAGTATGCATTCATCTTTTACCTAA
- the ubiE gene encoding bifunctional demethylmenaquinone methyltransferase/2-methoxy-6-polyprenyl-1,4-benzoquinol methylase UbiE: MDKQIIPYKFSIKSKREQIQNMFTIISTRYDLLNRIISWGLDKRWRNKVFKLVLQRNPDSVLDIATGTADMAILLSKTKARHILAIDTSVGMLAVAREKINALGLQRQIRIEIQDAENIKCPDNFFDAATITYGIRNFENLERSLSEAFRVLKSNGILVILETSVPSNPLIRLGYKLYTKKIVPKIGAMISKDKNAYEYLAESAINFQSGSEIVAILRKIGYQTVKSLPQVFGISTIYVAEKCS; the protein is encoded by the coding sequence ATGGATAAGCAAATAATCCCTTATAAGTTTTCCATTAAAAGCAAACGTGAACAAATTCAAAACATGTTCACGATCATCTCAACGAGATATGACCTGCTGAATAGGATTATTTCCTGGGGACTGGATAAACGGTGGCGAAACAAGGTTTTTAAATTGGTTTTGCAGAGAAATCCTGACTCCGTGCTGGACATTGCGACGGGAACGGCGGATATGGCCATACTTCTGAGTAAAACCAAGGCTCGGCACATCCTTGCGATTGACACCTCAGTTGGAATGCTGGCAGTTGCCAGGGAGAAAATCAATGCGTTAGGGTTACAACGGCAAATTCGTATTGAAATACAGGATGCGGAAAATATTAAATGTCCGGATAACTTTTTTGATGCGGCAACTATTACATATGGAATAAGAAATTTCGAAAATCTGGAAAGAAGCCTTTCGGAAGCATTCAGGGTGCTAAAAAGCAATGGCATATTAGTTATCCTGGAAACATCTGTTCCTTCTAATCCATTAATAAGGCTTGGGTATAAACTCTATACCAAAAAAATTGTCCCAAAAATAGGAGCCATGATATCAAAGGACAAAAATGCGTACGAATATCTGGCTGAATCTGCAATTAACTTTCAATCCGGTAGTGAAATAGTAGCAATTTTACGAAAGATCGGATATCAAACTGTCAAATCATTGCCCCAGGTCTTTGGCATTTCAACTATCTATGTCGCAGAAAAATGTTCTTAA
- a CDS encoding nuclear transport factor 2 family protein, with amino-acid sequence MIKGITKEDVLTNEARLYEAIKSRDIDELDALLHNDLLFIIPSGEVITKEIDLQTYRDGALQVDKINATVEELNIIDDSAVITLVMELKGRAGNVSFDARFRYIRFWKRFDDGIKVIGGSGRAL; translated from the coding sequence ATGATAAAGGGTATTACAAAAGAAGACGTATTGACTAATGAGGCCCGACTTTATGAAGCGATTAAGTCAAGGGACATAGATGAACTTGATGCATTACTGCATAACGATTTGTTGTTTATCATTCCGAGCGGTGAAGTGATAACGAAGGAAATAGATCTGCAAACTTATCGCGATGGAGCACTGCAGGTTGATAAGATAAATGCGACTGTGGAGGAACTGAATATTATTGATGATTCAGCAGTGATCACATTGGTCATGGAACTCAAAGGAAGAGCCGGCAATGTCTCCTTCGACGCCCGCTTTCGTTACATCCGTTTTTGGAAACGATTTGATGATGGTATCAAAGTAATCGGCGGAAGCGGAAGAGCATTATAA
- a CDS encoding metallophosphoesterase has translation MKKGSLNVMAVLLLLSTAAFAQKKDFSIAIIPDTQYYTEESRGGKNAFFVAQTEWIVANQEKENIAYVIHVGDVVDKGDSKPEQWVNAKNAMYVLENPLPGMPYGVPYGVAVGNHDQSPSQFALTGNTFHFNKYFGVDHFQGRPYYGGHFGKDNDCHYDLFSASGTDFIVIYIEYDSYDTFPCTQIIVFPKNKRFLDTPIQCQKLAQVISTFIQIRKRVSFFL, from the coding sequence ATGAAAAAAGGATCTTTAAATGTGATGGCAGTATTGCTCTTACTAAGCACAGCTGCATTTGCCCAGAAGAAGGATTTCTCCATTGCAATCATCCCTGATACCCAATATTACACCGAGGAGAGCCGGGGCGGCAAAAACGCTTTCTTCGTGGCTCAAACTGAATGGATCGTGGCTAACCAGGAAAAGGAAAACATTGCCTATGTGATTCATGTGGGCGATGTGGTGGATAAGGGAGATAGCAAGCCAGAGCAGTGGGTTAATGCAAAAAACGCGATGTACGTGCTGGAAAATCCGTTGCCGGGAATGCCTTACGGCGTTCCCTACGGAGTTGCAGTAGGGAACCACGACCAATCGCCGAGCCAGTTCGCACTGACGGGCAACACGTTTCATTTCAATAAATATTTCGGCGTAGATCATTTCCAGGGCAGGCCTTATTACGGCGGGCATTTTGGGAAAGACAACGACTGCCACTACGATCTATTCTCAGCTTCAGGAACGGATTTCATAGTCATTTACATTGAATATGATTCCTATGATACGTTCCCTTGTACCCAAATAATTGTTTTCCCGAAGAACAAACGATTTTTGGACACCCCAATTCAATGTCAGAAACTTGCTCAAGTTATATCGACTTTTATACAAATCCGGAAAAGGGTCAGTTTCTTCCTTTGA